The Xiphias gladius isolate SHS-SW01 ecotype Sanya breed wild chromosome 17, ASM1685928v1, whole genome shotgun sequence genome includes the window catacatatacatgcatacatacatacatacatacatatacatgcatgcatacatacatacatatatatatatatatatatacatacacatacatatatacatacacatacacacacacacacacacacacacacacacacacatatatttatatatttttttatcttaaaattttaaatcaagACTAAAAGTGCATGTGAATATTGGCATATCATACACTGAGACAAAATCAGAGATGAGCTCATACAGGGAAGTGGGTGTAGTTACCACTCAGAAATTTACATAGTGACTGCAGGTACTGACCTGCTATTAGTACATTCTTCTTGTCAAACTTGCCACGCCCGGCTGACGCCATTGGCACCTTTCAAAAGTACACTAGgtatttttctgctgaaactGCAGCGCCTTATTAGGTTTATTGAAGTCATTGCCCTCCTAAGAGTACTGTGTTCACTGTCTACTATAGActcatgtttaatttaaagtCTCCACATTTACAATCACAGTCATAAAAAGAAAGCATGATAAAGCCATGTTATATACTGTTTTGGCAGGCAGACAATTAATTCTCCTGCTGAATACACAAAATGCTTTGATATTTTGGGTGATCTAAACCCCTAATTTAAGTTTGTAGTTGAACAGAAATTGTGAATATCATGTACCCCACCAATTTGTGATTTCAGGTAAAGGCAAAAACCAAGCAGCAATGGGAGGACTTTGTTCCCAGTGGAGGCTCCTCCCTCTGTCAGTGAGTTTTCTATGTTGGAGCCTCTGTCTTGCAGCCTGGTATGAGGTTTCTGATTTACGGTCAGGCAGGAGAAGAGTAACAATCACCATGACTTCCCCCAGGGCTGCTGCAGGAACAGAAAGGAGAACCACAGAAGGGAAGAACCACTCGACCGTTCACAGAGTTGAGGAGAGACACGTGATTCTTCTCTCAAAGGGGATAAACATTTCAACTGTGGAAGATaactgaaaagactgaaaactcCCCTCAAACGAGGAATATTGGATGTGTAGGACAATTTTCACATAAGGAAAACTGATGTAAAGAACTGTGGATACCAATACAGGTATTTTGTGGTGTTcctgtatatttttcttctaaGTGTTTCATAACATAAAACCGCAAAAACTGAGAACTCTTCAATATTTCAGGACTGTGCCGAAATGAAACTGAagtttttcctgccttttgcACATGGTTGGAATAACAAGTTGAACTTGGATTTTTAtgacaaacaagcacacaactGAAGAGAAATTTTTCACTCTGTAAATGTTCCAAACTTACAAGCTTGGTCTAAAGATGTATAATAGCACCCTACAAATTTATAACATCAGTACAATGGGTGTCActcaaaattacataaattgCAATAAGAGTGATGACTTCAAGTACCCTCTGTACAGTTCAGTTTTCAGCCTGGTGTTTGTAGTTGGACTTTTCTTCAACATGGTGgctgtatatatttttgggtGCACACTGAAGCTGCGAAATGAGACAACGACATACATGATAAACCTTGTCGTTTCAGACTCTCTCTTTGTTCTCAGCTTGCCTTTTCGGATTGTTTACTTCATTAAACGTGAATGGCTATTTGGAAGTGTGCTCTGCAAGATCTCGGTGGCCCTTTTCTACACCAACATGTACGGCAGCATTCTCTTCCTCACCTGCATCAGCGTTGACCGTTTCTTGGCCATTGTGTACCCGTTCCGATCCCAGACTATTCGTACTAAGAGGAATGCCAAACTGGCCTGCTGTACAGTGTGGGTGATGGTTCTTTCTGGAAGTATACCCACAGGGTTTGTTTTGGACACCACTTCACCCATAAATGCAAACTCCTCCTCAAACTTCTGCTTTGAAAACTACTCCAAAAAACAGTGGAAGTCTGAGCTGTCCAAGGTGGTGGTGTTTATTGAGACTGTGGGCTTCATTATCCCATTGATGGTCAATGTGTTCTGCTCGGTCATGGTGCTACGGACACTGAGGAAACCACAAACTATTAGCCGTGGAGGGAACTTCAAGAAGGCAAAAATCTTGAGGATGATCCTTGTGCATCTgcttattttctgcttttgtttcattCCCTACAATTTCAATCTCATCTTCTATGCCCTGGTCCGCTCCAATGTCCTGAAGGGATGCTACGCAGAATATGTGGTCAGAACCATCTACCCCATTGCTCTGTGCATAGCAGTGACCAACTGCTGCTTCGATCCAGTAATTTACTACTTCACTTCAGAGACCATTCAGAGCTCCATCAAACGCAAGTCCACAATGTGGCATAATGGTGCCAAGCTCCTCAGCAGACTACAGATGGACAGCACACAAAGTAGTCCAAGTACAAAACCAAAAAGCCTGGCCCAGAGGACTGTGAGATCAAAAACTTTTCacaatgagtcaacagtctAACCACAACTCTATTATGTGACATGATTAATAATTCAATGTGTATTGCTGGTGAAACTCGATTTGAATCCGAGGTTATAGGTGGAAGCAGAGTGGCCCTGAAGATCATAACAACCGATAAACACAATGGTTACTAAGGAGTCACTCTCTCAGTGTCTACCAGAAGGCACAGAGACTTCAGACTGGGATTTATGGCTCTGATCCCTATTCAGTCAATGAAAGAGGAGAGCAAGTCAAACACTTGAAAATAGTAAAttgttttgcagcatatttatcatttatcaggTTGACAATTCACAAATGCACATGTTATAATAATCTTCAATCTATTAAGGACTGAATTATGAATTTATAATGTGCATAAGAGGAGATGGCAGTTGTGTAAGCCATAGTCATGTGTATAGTGCTGCAAATAAGTATCAGCTTTTAGTGTTATTCCTCAGTGCAGATTCTCTTAAGAAAACTCTTTTTTGGCAATGCTAAAAACAGTATTAAAGCTTTTTCTATGTACTTTGATGTGCAGTTTCTAAGTATTCGCAGCCCCACTAAGGCTTTTTAAGCACTTTATAGAGCAGCATGTTCTGTAACAGCATTTACCCTTTACActgaaagcaaataaaagttGTGAAATGTTTGACGTTAGCAGAGTATCAGTTGTATGCAGGGCATTTGTCTGGACTGATTAGTCATACAGGCACTAACAACACAGCTAATGCAATAACACTATGActcaattaatttcattaacagaTTACAGGTGTGGTCAGTAACTGACGGCTGCATTGCATGAGGCAATGCAGCACTGACACTGCCAATGGGCTTATCTAGGTAACTGGTCACTGGTGTAGGAAATTTAGGGAtggtaaaacatgaaaacatgtcaaaaattcAGAATCTGCCCTGTTGTATTTCTGCATAAACAAAAAATTGGAGTATGTGGAAATTAAATTCAAACTCAGATACAACACAAGGAATTGTCAATCAACTCCTTTTCACTtctaaatgtgaaaacacagctCACAGTGCAAATGGAATATGGTGGAGGTTGAATGCACGTGAAATAATTGTTCTTTCTTGTAAAAGCTGTGTGCTGCAAGACCGAGCACTGCTGCATTCCTGTTGAGAGGCTTAGCCTGAAGGCCTGCACTGACAAGGGTagtctcatcatcatcattggtGACGAGAAAGATTGTGAAACCAAAGCTGGCAAGCAGCAACATGCCTCCTGAGGGAGAAGAGCATTTACAAAGTAGATCACAGAGGTGACTGCTGCAATCCTGCTTCATATCTGGTGAATAGTGCAAAGCTTAAACTTAAAACTGGCATCCTcgagataaataaaacaattagaAACTTCTTAAGTCTTATTTTGCCATGTTCTGACTCCTTACACTACTACGATCAATATAAATAGGCTTACATTCAGGGTGCAGATGGACTTTTTCCACCCAGCACAAATGACACAGCcttgtaatatttaataatatattaataatatattataaagaACACTAACTATAATGATGATTCATACATGTCTAAAGATGGTCTATTGAATTAAATAGTAAGAACACACCATCTAATTTCCATTTGTAAGGATAGTCATAACATGAGGGTaagatttattttctatttgcaCAGGCGAATAAATCTTAACCAGTTATTTTACAGTCATGACATGTTGTGTCATTCAattgttatttatatttctatctAAATCAGATTTGTGTAACAAGGGCAAAGTGGTGTGTAGCTATATGGTCATATGCGCCATAGTAGCCTAATATTCTCCAAATTAAGATTATTCAAAAAAGAGACTCAATTAGTTCAACACTGTTTCAATTACATCCCAATTTAACTGGTTTTGCTGTCTGACTGTGGTGTGTATAGAAGAATCTGATGTAGATAATAGTTGCAAGGACTAACGTTTTAGTTACAAGACTTGTCCTAAAGGTTTTGACTTTATTTCTGACTAATTAAGACATACATGgcatcaaaatgttttctctggTTTTCTCTTTGCATGTATTTCCCACAAACTTAGATCTACACTGAATTCTTCCCTGAGAGCACTGGTCTCAAGGCTGACACAAAGATACACGGCTGTATAATTATAGGACCTTCTTTCAATTAATTATTGCTACTGTGTCATCAACTCTACCAGCTGTCTGACAAATATAGTTAATGATTAACTCCAATCACTCCTTTTTAACAAGGAGCCATAAACATGACTCCCACCATGACAGTAATAAAACTACAGTATCTGCGCTTAACTGTAAGGTTGATAACAAAATTCAGGTTagtgaaaaaaatagtttgttaACATCTTTCAATAATCAATCCAAACTAGTGATCAGAGCATTTAAAGCTCTCTAAACAATCTGAtttaatgagataaaaaaaataggcaaaaacaataatcttgtgtgtgtgtgtgtgtgtgtgtgtgtgtgtgtgtgtgtgtgtgtgtgtgtgtgtgtgtgagtgcgcaTGTGCGTttaggagagaagagagggcgagacagagcaagagaaagggagagagaggaagagagagagaccctgTTCTTTGTGCGAGTGTAGGCGTGAACTGCTCCATTCAGTAGCATGTGAACTGCTACAGCATTTTAACAACTTAATCCTGCTGCTGAACACCAAtatcactgtcacactgtcactgcACTGTTGAGATCCTGATACTGGTGAGTGATGAAGTTTTATCTATTTCATAATTCTCCTCAGTGagttttatatatacagtaaacagtATAATTTATTAAGAATCTTAATCCATTATAAAATGAAGACTGTAATTAACTGTATCATCTTATAAAGTTTTGGTAGAAACTTAAAATGAAGGAGGTCCACAAAGTTTAAAAttagaatatatattttttgaatgtgatattttaccatttctttgccttttaaGGGGAAAGAcccaaatacaaacaaaaaatgtactgtGATCACATTAGGAGTCACAAAACTGCTACATGCTTTGAAATTCTTGATTCTCACATCAAGCTCAGATTAACAGTAACATACTCATCAGACAGTAAGAGCGAAAACAACTACTGTATAATAATTTAGTTATCACATTGCCAAAGCGCACAACTGAAGCAACTCAATATTAtatgtcagcaaaaaaaaaaaattatttcatttacagGATCAGGGATTAATTGTGAAAGGATGCCAGAAAAAATTAGGGTGCTACAGAAGagaacatttgttttaagttCCTGCACAtggcatagaaaaaaaaaagaaaaaaaagaaaaaaaaccattattttatcaaataatgttatggagaatgaaaaaatgttaattgaaACTTT containing:
- the LOC120802464 gene encoding lysophosphatidic acid receptor 6-like, producing MFQTYKLGLKMYNSTLQIYNISTMGVTQNYINCNKSDDFKYPLYSSVFSLVFVVGLFFNMVAVYIFGCTLKLRNETTTYMINLVVSDSLFVLSLPFRIVYFIKREWLFGSVLCKISVALFYTNMYGSILFLTCISVDRFLAIVYPFRSQTIRTKRNAKLACCTVWVMVLSGSIPTGFVLDTTSPINANSSSNFCFENYSKKQWKSELSKVVVFIETVGFIIPLMVNVFCSVMVLRTLRKPQTISRGGNFKKAKILRMILVHLLIFCFCFIPYNFNLIFYALVRSNVLKGCYAEYVVRTIYPIALCIAVTNCCFDPVIYYFTSETIQSSIKRKSTMWHNGAKLLSRLQMDSTQSSPSTKPKSLAQRTVRSKTFHNESTV